In Juglans regia cultivar Chandler chromosome 5, Walnut 2.0, whole genome shotgun sequence, the following are encoded in one genomic region:
- the LOC108983778 gene encoding general transcription and DNA repair factor IIH subunit TFB1-3-like, with protein NVAEALAQSRHESDATAKEERLYRTSQMTEMEDLQAPYDHPFAPLCIKDPRDYFDSQQANALKTYDDTRAGTEQLSCSLNTEEAYGFLRGSISEIKAMGLSAHMVKPEVALTVINGLTLNISSTKYQLGKNVHESVLDGLPNTTKEELLHAYAKEKVRKLKGSHVKFIRSWRL; from the exons AATGTAGCAGAAGCACTTGCACAGTCAAGACATG AATCTGATGCGACTGCAAAGGAGGAGAGACTTTATAGGACCTCTCAGATGACTGAGATGGAGGACCTTCAGGCACCTTATGATCATCCTTTTGCTCCACTTTGTATCAAG GATCCACGTGATTACTTTGATTCTCAACAAGCTAATGCACTTAAAACTTATGATGATACACGAGCTGGAACAGAACAACTGAGTTGTAGTCTGAATACTGAGGAAGCATATGGCTTTTTGAGGGGTTCAATATCTGAGATCAAGGCTATGGGATTGAGTGCTCATATGGTCAAACCTGAGGTTGCACTTACG GTCATTAATGGATTGACCCTGAATATCTCAAGTACCAAGTATCAACTGGGGAAGAATGTTCATGAGAGTGTACTGGACGGGCTACCCAACACAACTAAAGAGGAACTGCTACATGCTTATGCAAAGGAAAAG